One genomic window of Trichomycterus rosablanca isolate fTriRos1 chromosome 1, fTriRos1.hap1, whole genome shotgun sequence includes the following:
- the plekha5 gene encoding pleckstrin homology domain-containing family A member 5 isoform X2, which produces MAADPNPDWVSCLPSFWSYGVIQDGRVFFINEEAKSTTWLHPVTGEAVNTGHRKTSDLPTGWEEGYTFEGARCFIDHNERKVTCKHPVTGVPSQDNCIFVVNEQPAPKAPATEKKERPTSIMSEASNYTGGSDYTTHQSSPTVRQSRSLKKVHNFGKRSNSIRRNPNALVVKRNWMYKQDSAGMKMWKKRWFVLSDMCLFYYKDEKEEGILGSILLPSFHVSMLSVDDHISKKYAFKATHPNMRSYYFSTDTAKEMESWMKVMTDAALVQTEPIKRMEKIKVDPHSSLEINNMNHWGLTQPEIRNNERNRENLHIEDKKQKQLEKQPKIHREKERNAIQDDPLQKEGRKYAYENDGQNYAPQKDGDKYMPQKELEKFCVKNNTNNYTSQKNHEQFNLSNNEDQYLQHDEQRYTLKKNAALHKELESKIQALQKDCEKYLQKDERRSTQDVMLKETEKPRLHREGDKYGFQKDGSMAPSLTKSNSIKLQPVHTAAIAATVSSSWQQQQQSRAGSAHYKAPEVNGSGEERSPEEMDNADQQRASLQSQEPADPQKGLSRTNSMQQLEQWVRTHRTRVQDEDTRSITFYQTLPRNMPSHRTQVVPKYPEGYRTLPRNMLRPDSISSVAGSVYDCALPPTAAAKRRSMRDDTLWQLYEWQQRQAYSRMGYSTLPSPSTMSQIAESIPSSPSHGSLAMYHPVSPNQPYNPSTCSEVSSPVFRGDVSLDRRHRARLTKYAYPPECRASTAQSITPQSLQDKTPEELTLLLIKLRRQQAELNSVREQTLAQLMQLNLDASNPKNKILSHHRQRNLMCLDRQMKENEPIIFMIHTMIENSAPRPQLYQQIGLDGYRENMYGYRTEELDIDTKLSRLCEQGKVVQAQEEKLQQLHREKHTLETALLSASQEIEISANNPAAVQSLIQQRDVLQSGLLSTCREVSRVNTELDRSWKEYDKLEADVISAKKNLLEQLEALGSPQTEPPSQQHVQIQKELWRIQDVMDALYKNKPKRSTDTNSSLSSLQKSEGPDYRLYKSEPELTTVTEVDESNGEDKSEQATEKEPSGSNGVSYPVRVASPRTKSPMPVSSTIASYVTLRKSKKPEPKTDRPHSVVDQISSGVEGTRQRMSVEEQMERIRRHQQGTLRERERRREDGSLSRSLSFTKDRPFYYTLQTGTKRREMTAREPDHLRASITSKETCKTNGDKCLSTSEPGEKVCEASRSPEQQRPKEPSADHHKTLLTEDSLQTAMLVRVGTEENDEEENLSERSQDRVIKDSHNITTSRVSTMVSAQPLISLNTTM; this is translated from the exons GCCAGCACCCAAAGCTCCAGCCACTGAAAAGAAGGAGCGGCCGACAAGCATCATGAGTGAGGCATCCAACTACACAGGGGGCTCAGACTACACAACACACCAAAGCAGTCCTACAGTCAGA CAATCAAGGTCTCTGAAAAAAGTCCACAATTTTGGAAAGCGATCCAACTCTATAAGGAGAAATCCAAATGCTCTTGTGGTGAAGCGCAACTGGATGTACAAACAG GACAGTGCAGGGATGAAGATGTGGAAGAAGAGGTGGTTTGTGCTCTCTGACATGTGTCTCTTCTACTACAAAG ATGAAAAGGAAGAAGGAATCCTTGGAAGCATCCTTTTACCCAGTTTTCATGTCTCAATGTTGTCTGTGGATGATCACATTAGCAAGAAATATGCCTTCAAG GCCACACACCCAAACATGAGGTCATACTACTTTAGCACAGATACGGCTAAAGAGATGGAGTCTTGGATGAAAGTGATGACAGATGCTGCACTGGTTCAGACTGAGCCAATCAAAAG AATGGAGAAGATCAAGGTAGACCCACACAGTTCTTTGGAGATAAACAACATGAATCACTGGGGTCTGACTCAGCCTGAGATCCGAAACAATGAGAGGAATCGAGAGAACCTTCACATTGAGGACAAGAAGCAAAAGCAGTTAGAGAAACAGCCCAAGATCcatagagagaaagaaagaaatgcaaTTCAGGATGACCCACTACAAAAAGAAGGCAGAAAGTATGCTTATGAGAACGATGGACAAAACTATGCTCCTCAGAAGGATGGAGATAAATACATGCCTCAGAAAGAACTGGAaaagttttgtgtaaaaaacaatacaaataattacactTCACAGAAAAATCATGAACAGTTTAACCTCTCAAACAACGAAGATCAATATTTGCAGCACGATGAGCAAAGATACACTCTTAAGAAAAATGCCGCCCTGCACAAAGAGCTGGAAAGCAAGATACAGGCTTTGCAGAAAGACTGTGAAAAATATCTGCAAAAAGATGAAAGACGATCGACGCAGGATGTTATGCTGAAAGAAACGGAGAAGCCAAGGCTTCATCGAGAAGGAGACAAGTATGGCTTTCAGAAGGATGGGAGCATGGCGCCTTCACTCACCAAAAGCAACAGCATCAAGCTGCAGCCTGTACACACAGCTGCCATTGCTGCCACTGTTTCGTCTTCCtggcagcagcagcaacagagCAGAGCTGGCTCAGCTCATTATAAAGCACCTGAAGTGAATGGCTCCGGAGAGGAGCGGAGTCCAGAGGAAATGGATAATGCTGATCAACAGAGGGCATCACTTCAGAGTCAGGAGCCTGCAGATCCTCAGAAGGGCCTAAGTAGGACCAATTCTATGCAGCAGCTTGAGCAGTGGGTTAGGACACACCGCACACGGGTCCAGGATGAGGATACTAGGAG CATTACCTTTTATCAGACACTGCCCAGAAACATGCCTAGCCATCGGACGCAAGTGGTGCCAAAGTATCCCGAGGGCTACAGGACGCTTCCACGTAACATGCTGCGGCCAGACAGCATCTCTAGCGTTGCAGGTTCAGTGTATGACTGTGCACTGCCGCCCACGGCAGCCGCAAAGAGGCGCTCTATGCGAGACGACACATTGTGGCAACTGTACGAGTGGCAACAGAGGCAGGCCTACAGCCGCATGGGCTACAGCACACTGCCCAGCCCCTCGACCATGAGCCAAATAGCTGAGTCCATTCCCTCGTCACCCTCTCACGGATCACTGGCCATGTACCATCCTGTCTCCCCCAACCAGCCCTACAACCCCAGCACCTGCTCGGAAGTTTCCTCACCTGTGTTCCGTGGAGATGTTAGCCTTGACCGACGCCACAGGGCACGTCTTACAAAG TATGCATATCCACCTGAATGCCGGGCCTCAACAGCCCAGAGCATCACTCCACAGTCCCTTCAGGATAAAACG CCAGAGGAGCTGACCCTACTGCTAATCAAGCTGCGGCGGCAACAGGCCGAGCTCAACAGCGTCAGAGAGCAGACTCTTGCTCAGCTAATGCAGCTTAACCTTGATGCCAGCAATCCAAAG AATAAGATCCTCTCTCATCATCGCCAGAGGAATCTCATGTGTTTGGACAGACAG ATGAAGGAGAATGAGCCCATAATCTTCATGATTCACACAATGATTGAGAACTCTGCACCAAGGCCTCAACTATACCAGCAA aTTGGTCTTGATGGATACCGGGAGAACATGTATGGTTACAGAACTGAGGAACTCGACATTGAT ACTAAACTTAGCAGGTTGTGTGAACAAGGCAAGGTTGTACAGGCACAAGAAGAAAAGCTACAGCAGCTTCATAGAGAGAAG CACACTCTGGAAACCGCCCTTCTGTCAGCAAGTCAAGAGATTGAGATTAGTGCTAATAATCCAGCAGCTGTGCAGAGCCTCATCCAGCAGAGAGACGTACTGCAGAGCGGCCTCCTCAGCACCTGTAGAGAAGTGTCTCGAGTCAACACT GAGCTGGATCGAAGCTGGAAGGAGTATGATAAGCTAGAGGCTGATGTCATTTCAGCAAAGAAGAACCTGCTGGAACAGTTGGAGGCACTTGGCAGTCCGCAG ACAGAGCCCCCCAGTCAGCAGCATGTACAGATTCAGAAGGAGTTGTGGAGAATTCAGGATGTCATGGACGCACTGTACAAGAATAAGCCAAAGAGAAGCACTGATACAA attcttcaCTCTCCAGTCTTCAAAAGAGTGAG GGCCCAGACTACAGGCTGTACAAAAGTGAACCAGAACTGACTACTGTCACTGAGGTAGATGAGAGCAATGGAGAGGACAAATCTGAACAAGCTACTGAGAAAGAGCCCTCTGGTTCTAACG GTGTGTCCTATCCTGTGAGAGTAGCAAGCCCCAGGACAAAGTCGCCCATGCCAGTGTCCTCCACTATCGCCTCATATGTGACTTTGAGGAAGAGCAAGAAGCCTGAACCCAAAACA GACCGTCCACACAGTGTAGTGGATCAGATTAGCAGTGGTGTAGAGGGAACTCGCCAGCGCATGAGTGTTGAGGAGCAGATGGAGCGGATTCGGAGGCATCAGCAGGGCACTCTGCGTGAACGGGAGAGGAGGAGGGAGGATGGCTCACTTTCTCGCAGTCTTTCCTTCACTAAAGACAGACCTTTCTACTACACCTTACAG ACTGGCACAAAAAGGAGGGAGATGACAGCCAGAGAACCTGACCACCTGAGAGCATCAATTACTTCTAAAGAGACCTGCAAAACAAATGGG GATAAATGTTTGTCCACCTCTGAGCCTGGTGAAAAGGTTTGTGAAGCCAGCAGAAGCCCAGAGCAGCAGAGACCGAAAGAACCTTCAGCAGACCATCATAAAACCCTGCTCACCGAGGACAG ccTGCAGACAGCAATGTTGGTGCGAGTGGGCACAGAGGAAAATGACGAGGAGGAAAATCTCTCCGAACGGAGTCAAGATCGGGTCATTAAGGACTCCCATAATATTACAACTTCCAGAGTCAGCACAATGGTTTCAG
- the plekha5 gene encoding pleckstrin homology domain-containing family A member 5 isoform X7, translating into MVLWSLFYLSLFGQATHPNMRSYYFSTDTAKEMESWMKVMTDAALVQTEPIKRMEKIKVDPHSSLEINNMNHWGLTQPEIRNNERNRENLHIEDKKQKQLEKQPKIHREKERNAIQDDPLQKEGRKYAYENDGQNYAPQKDGDKYMPQKELEKFCVKNNTNNYTSQKNHEQFNLSNNEDQYLQHDEQRYTLKKNAALHKELESKIQALQKDCEKYLQKDERRSTQDVMLKETEKPRLHREGDKYGFQKDGSMAPSLTKSNSIKLQPVHTAAIAATVSSSWQQQQQSRAGSAHYKAPEVNGSGEERSPEEMDNADQQRASLQSQEPADPQKGLSRTNSMQQLEQWVRTHRTRVQDEDTRSITFYQTLPRNMPSHRTQVVPKYPEGYRTLPRNMLRPDSISSVAGSVYDCALPPTAAAKRRSMRDDTLWQLYEWQQRQAYSRMGYSTLPSPSTMSQIAESIPSSPSHGSLAMYHPVSPNQPYNPSTCSEVSSPVFRGDVSLDRRHRARLTKYAYPPECRASTAQSITPQSLQDKTPEELTLLLIKLRRQQAELNSVREQTLAQLMQLNLDASNPKNKILSHHRQRNLMCLDRQMKENEPIIFMIHTMIENSAPRPQLYQQIGLDGYRENMYGYRTEELDIDTKLSRLCEQGKVVQAQEEKLQQLHREKHTLETALLSASQEIEISANNPAAVQSLIQQRDVLQSGLLSTCREVSRVNTELDRSWKEYDKLEADVISAKKNLLEQLEALGSPQTEPPSQQHVQIQKELWRIQDVMDALYKNKPKRSTDTNSSLSSLQKSEGPDYRLYKSEPELTTVTEVDESNGEDKSEQATEKEPSGSNGVSYPVRVASPRTKSPMPVSSTIASYVTLRKSKKPEPKTDRPHSVVDQISSGVEGTRQRMSVEEQMERIRRHQQGTLRERERRREDGSLSRSLSFTKDRPFYYTLQTGTKRREMTAREPDHLRASITSKETCKTNGDKCLSTSEPGEKVCEASRSPEQQRPKEPSADHHKTLLTEDSLQTAMLVRVGTEENDEEENLSERSQDRVIKDSHNITTSRVSTMVSVNNISSSPQSPSSSSLPSSPPQLPDGSHFMCV; encoded by the exons ATGGTATTATG gTCATTGTTTTACTTGTCTTTGTTTGGGCAGGCCACACACCCAAACATGAGGTCATACTACTTTAGCACAGATACGGCTAAAGAGATGGAGTCTTGGATGAAAGTGATGACAGATGCTGCACTGGTTCAGACTGAGCCAATCAAAAG AATGGAGAAGATCAAGGTAGACCCACACAGTTCTTTGGAGATAAACAACATGAATCACTGGGGTCTGACTCAGCCTGAGATCCGAAACAATGAGAGGAATCGAGAGAACCTTCACATTGAGGACAAGAAGCAAAAGCAGTTAGAGAAACAGCCCAAGATCcatagagagaaagaaagaaatgcaaTTCAGGATGACCCACTACAAAAAGAAGGCAGAAAGTATGCTTATGAGAACGATGGACAAAACTATGCTCCTCAGAAGGATGGAGATAAATACATGCCTCAGAAAGAACTGGAaaagttttgtgtaaaaaacaatacaaataattacactTCACAGAAAAATCATGAACAGTTTAACCTCTCAAACAACGAAGATCAATATTTGCAGCACGATGAGCAAAGATACACTCTTAAGAAAAATGCCGCCCTGCACAAAGAGCTGGAAAGCAAGATACAGGCTTTGCAGAAAGACTGTGAAAAATATCTGCAAAAAGATGAAAGACGATCGACGCAGGATGTTATGCTGAAAGAAACGGAGAAGCCAAGGCTTCATCGAGAAGGAGACAAGTATGGCTTTCAGAAGGATGGGAGCATGGCGCCTTCACTCACCAAAAGCAACAGCATCAAGCTGCAGCCTGTACACACAGCTGCCATTGCTGCCACTGTTTCGTCTTCCtggcagcagcagcaacagagCAGAGCTGGCTCAGCTCATTATAAAGCACCTGAAGTGAATGGCTCCGGAGAGGAGCGGAGTCCAGAGGAAATGGATAATGCTGATCAACAGAGGGCATCACTTCAGAGTCAGGAGCCTGCAGATCCTCAGAAGGGCCTAAGTAGGACCAATTCTATGCAGCAGCTTGAGCAGTGGGTTAGGACACACCGCACACGGGTCCAGGATGAGGATACTAGGAG CATTACCTTTTATCAGACACTGCCCAGAAACATGCCTAGCCATCGGACGCAAGTGGTGCCAAAGTATCCCGAGGGCTACAGGACGCTTCCACGTAACATGCTGCGGCCAGACAGCATCTCTAGCGTTGCAGGTTCAGTGTATGACTGTGCACTGCCGCCCACGGCAGCCGCAAAGAGGCGCTCTATGCGAGACGACACATTGTGGCAACTGTACGAGTGGCAACAGAGGCAGGCCTACAGCCGCATGGGCTACAGCACACTGCCCAGCCCCTCGACCATGAGCCAAATAGCTGAGTCCATTCCCTCGTCACCCTCTCACGGATCACTGGCCATGTACCATCCTGTCTCCCCCAACCAGCCCTACAACCCCAGCACCTGCTCGGAAGTTTCCTCACCTGTGTTCCGTGGAGATGTTAGCCTTGACCGACGCCACAGGGCACGTCTTACAAAG TATGCATATCCACCTGAATGCCGGGCCTCAACAGCCCAGAGCATCACTCCACAGTCCCTTCAGGATAAAACG CCAGAGGAGCTGACCCTACTGCTAATCAAGCTGCGGCGGCAACAGGCCGAGCTCAACAGCGTCAGAGAGCAGACTCTTGCTCAGCTAATGCAGCTTAACCTTGATGCCAGCAATCCAAAG AATAAGATCCTCTCTCATCATCGCCAGAGGAATCTCATGTGTTTGGACAGACAG ATGAAGGAGAATGAGCCCATAATCTTCATGATTCACACAATGATTGAGAACTCTGCACCAAGGCCTCAACTATACCAGCAA aTTGGTCTTGATGGATACCGGGAGAACATGTATGGTTACAGAACTGAGGAACTCGACATTGAT ACTAAACTTAGCAGGTTGTGTGAACAAGGCAAGGTTGTACAGGCACAAGAAGAAAAGCTACAGCAGCTTCATAGAGAGAAG CACACTCTGGAAACCGCCCTTCTGTCAGCAAGTCAAGAGATTGAGATTAGTGCTAATAATCCAGCAGCTGTGCAGAGCCTCATCCAGCAGAGAGACGTACTGCAGAGCGGCCTCCTCAGCACCTGTAGAGAAGTGTCTCGAGTCAACACT GAGCTGGATCGAAGCTGGAAGGAGTATGATAAGCTAGAGGCTGATGTCATTTCAGCAAAGAAGAACCTGCTGGAACAGTTGGAGGCACTTGGCAGTCCGCAG ACAGAGCCCCCCAGTCAGCAGCATGTACAGATTCAGAAGGAGTTGTGGAGAATTCAGGATGTCATGGACGCACTGTACAAGAATAAGCCAAAGAGAAGCACTGATACAA attcttcaCTCTCCAGTCTTCAAAAGAGTGAG GGCCCAGACTACAGGCTGTACAAAAGTGAACCAGAACTGACTACTGTCACTGAGGTAGATGAGAGCAATGGAGAGGACAAATCTGAACAAGCTACTGAGAAAGAGCCCTCTGGTTCTAACG GTGTGTCCTATCCTGTGAGAGTAGCAAGCCCCAGGACAAAGTCGCCCATGCCAGTGTCCTCCACTATCGCCTCATATGTGACTTTGAGGAAGAGCAAGAAGCCTGAACCCAAAACA GACCGTCCACACAGTGTAGTGGATCAGATTAGCAGTGGTGTAGAGGGAACTCGCCAGCGCATGAGTGTTGAGGAGCAGATGGAGCGGATTCGGAGGCATCAGCAGGGCACTCTGCGTGAACGGGAGAGGAGGAGGGAGGATGGCTCACTTTCTCGCAGTCTTTCCTTCACTAAAGACAGACCTTTCTACTACACCTTACAG ACTGGCACAAAAAGGAGGGAGATGACAGCCAGAGAACCTGACCACCTGAGAGCATCAATTACTTCTAAAGAGACCTGCAAAACAAATGGG GATAAATGTTTGTCCACCTCTGAGCCTGGTGAAAAGGTTTGTGAAGCCAGCAGAAGCCCAGAGCAGCAGAGACCGAAAGAACCTTCAGCAGACCATCATAAAACCCTGCTCACCGAGGACAG ccTGCAGACAGCAATGTTGGTGCGAGTGGGCACAGAGGAAAATGACGAGGAGGAAAATCTCTCCGAACGGAGTCAAGATCGGGTCATTAAGGACTCCCATAATATTACAACTTCCAGAGTCAGCACAATGGTTTCAG
- the plekha5 gene encoding pleckstrin homology domain-containing family A member 5 isoform X8, protein MAADPNPDWVSCLPSFWSYGVIQDGRVFFINEEAKSTTWLHPVTGEAVNTGHRKTSDLPTGWEEGYTFEGARCFIDHNERKVTCKHPVTGVPSQDNCIFVVNEQPAPKAPATEKKERPTSIMSEASNYTGGSDYTTHQSSPTVRQSRSLKKVHNFGKRSNSIRRNPNALVVKRNWMYKQDSAGMKMWKKRWFVLSDMCLFYYKDEKEEGILGSILLPSFHVSMLSVDDHISKKYAFKATHPNMRSYYFSTDTAKEMESWMKVMTDAALVQTEPIKRMEKIKVDPHSSLEINNMNHWGLTQPEIRNNERNRENLHIEDKKQKQLEKQPKIHREKERNAIQDDPLQKEGRKYAYENDGQNYAPQKDGDKYMPQKELEKFCVKNNTNNYTSQKNHEQFNLSNNEDQYLQHDEQRYTLKKNAALHKELESKIQALQKDCEKYLQKDERRSTQDVMLKETEKPRLHREGDKYGFQKDGSMAPSLTKSNSIKLQPVHTAAIAATVSSSWQQQQQSRAGSAHYKAPEVNGSGEERSPEEMDNADQQRASLQSQEPADPQKGLSRTNSMQQLEQWVRTHRTRVQDEDTRSITFYQTLPRNMPSHRTQVVPKYPEGYRTLPRNMLRPDSISSVAGSVYDCALPPTAAAKRRSMRDDTLWQLYEWQQRQAYSRMGYSTLPSPSTMSQIAESIPSSPSHGSLAMYHPVSPNQPYNPSTCSEVSSPVFRGDVSLDRRHRARLTKYAYPPECRASTAQSITPQSLQDKTPEELTLLLIKLRRQQAELNSVREQTLAQLMQLNLDASNPKNKILSHHRQRNLMCLDRQMKENEPIIFMIHTMIENSAPRPQLYQQIGLDGYRENMYGYRTEELDIDTKLSRLCEQGKVVQAQEEKLQQLHREKHTLETALLSASQEIEISANNPAAVQSLIQQRDVLQSGLLSTCREVSRVNTELDRSWKEYDKLEADVISAKKNLLEQLEALGSPQTEPPSQQHVQIQKELWRIQDVMDALYKNKPKRSTDTSILHSPVFKRVRAQTTGCTKVNQN, encoded by the exons GCCAGCACCCAAAGCTCCAGCCACTGAAAAGAAGGAGCGGCCGACAAGCATCATGAGTGAGGCATCCAACTACACAGGGGGCTCAGACTACACAACACACCAAAGCAGTCCTACAGTCAGA CAATCAAGGTCTCTGAAAAAAGTCCACAATTTTGGAAAGCGATCCAACTCTATAAGGAGAAATCCAAATGCTCTTGTGGTGAAGCGCAACTGGATGTACAAACAG GACAGTGCAGGGATGAAGATGTGGAAGAAGAGGTGGTTTGTGCTCTCTGACATGTGTCTCTTCTACTACAAAG ATGAAAAGGAAGAAGGAATCCTTGGAAGCATCCTTTTACCCAGTTTTCATGTCTCAATGTTGTCTGTGGATGATCACATTAGCAAGAAATATGCCTTCAAG GCCACACACCCAAACATGAGGTCATACTACTTTAGCACAGATACGGCTAAAGAGATGGAGTCTTGGATGAAAGTGATGACAGATGCTGCACTGGTTCAGACTGAGCCAATCAAAAG AATGGAGAAGATCAAGGTAGACCCACACAGTTCTTTGGAGATAAACAACATGAATCACTGGGGTCTGACTCAGCCTGAGATCCGAAACAATGAGAGGAATCGAGAGAACCTTCACATTGAGGACAAGAAGCAAAAGCAGTTAGAGAAACAGCCCAAGATCcatagagagaaagaaagaaatgcaaTTCAGGATGACCCACTACAAAAAGAAGGCAGAAAGTATGCTTATGAGAACGATGGACAAAACTATGCTCCTCAGAAGGATGGAGATAAATACATGCCTCAGAAAGAACTGGAaaagttttgtgtaaaaaacaatacaaataattacactTCACAGAAAAATCATGAACAGTTTAACCTCTCAAACAACGAAGATCAATATTTGCAGCACGATGAGCAAAGATACACTCTTAAGAAAAATGCCGCCCTGCACAAAGAGCTGGAAAGCAAGATACAGGCTTTGCAGAAAGACTGTGAAAAATATCTGCAAAAAGATGAAAGACGATCGACGCAGGATGTTATGCTGAAAGAAACGGAGAAGCCAAGGCTTCATCGAGAAGGAGACAAGTATGGCTTTCAGAAGGATGGGAGCATGGCGCCTTCACTCACCAAAAGCAACAGCATCAAGCTGCAGCCTGTACACACAGCTGCCATTGCTGCCACTGTTTCGTCTTCCtggcagcagcagcaacagagCAGAGCTGGCTCAGCTCATTATAAAGCACCTGAAGTGAATGGCTCCGGAGAGGAGCGGAGTCCAGAGGAAATGGATAATGCTGATCAACAGAGGGCATCACTTCAGAGTCAGGAGCCTGCAGATCCTCAGAAGGGCCTAAGTAGGACCAATTCTATGCAGCAGCTTGAGCAGTGGGTTAGGACACACCGCACACGGGTCCAGGATGAGGATACTAGGAG CATTACCTTTTATCAGACACTGCCCAGAAACATGCCTAGCCATCGGACGCAAGTGGTGCCAAAGTATCCCGAGGGCTACAGGACGCTTCCACGTAACATGCTGCGGCCAGACAGCATCTCTAGCGTTGCAGGTTCAGTGTATGACTGTGCACTGCCGCCCACGGCAGCCGCAAAGAGGCGCTCTATGCGAGACGACACATTGTGGCAACTGTACGAGTGGCAACAGAGGCAGGCCTACAGCCGCATGGGCTACAGCACACTGCCCAGCCCCTCGACCATGAGCCAAATAGCTGAGTCCATTCCCTCGTCACCCTCTCACGGATCACTGGCCATGTACCATCCTGTCTCCCCCAACCAGCCCTACAACCCCAGCACCTGCTCGGAAGTTTCCTCACCTGTGTTCCGTGGAGATGTTAGCCTTGACCGACGCCACAGGGCACGTCTTACAAAG TATGCATATCCACCTGAATGCCGGGCCTCAACAGCCCAGAGCATCACTCCACAGTCCCTTCAGGATAAAACG CCAGAGGAGCTGACCCTACTGCTAATCAAGCTGCGGCGGCAACAGGCCGAGCTCAACAGCGTCAGAGAGCAGACTCTTGCTCAGCTAATGCAGCTTAACCTTGATGCCAGCAATCCAAAG AATAAGATCCTCTCTCATCATCGCCAGAGGAATCTCATGTGTTTGGACAGACAG ATGAAGGAGAATGAGCCCATAATCTTCATGATTCACACAATGATTGAGAACTCTGCACCAAGGCCTCAACTATACCAGCAA aTTGGTCTTGATGGATACCGGGAGAACATGTATGGTTACAGAACTGAGGAACTCGACATTGAT ACTAAACTTAGCAGGTTGTGTGAACAAGGCAAGGTTGTACAGGCACAAGAAGAAAAGCTACAGCAGCTTCATAGAGAGAAG CACACTCTGGAAACCGCCCTTCTGTCAGCAAGTCAAGAGATTGAGATTAGTGCTAATAATCCAGCAGCTGTGCAGAGCCTCATCCAGCAGAGAGACGTACTGCAGAGCGGCCTCCTCAGCACCTGTAGAGAAGTGTCTCGAGTCAACACT GAGCTGGATCGAAGCTGGAAGGAGTATGATAAGCTAGAGGCTGATGTCATTTCAGCAAAGAAGAACCTGCTGGAACAGTTGGAGGCACTTGGCAGTCCGCAG ACAGAGCCCCCCAGTCAGCAGCATGTACAGATTCAGAAGGAGTTGTGGAGAATTCAGGATGTCATGGACGCACTGTACAAGAATAAGCCAAAGAGAAGCACTGATACAAGT attcttcaCTCTCCAGTCTTCAAAAGAGTGAG GGCCCAGACTACAGGCTGTACAAAAGTGAACCAGAACTGA